From Roseburia hominis, the proteins below share one genomic window:
- a CDS encoding SpaH/EbpB family LPXTG-anchored major pilin, with product MNAILKKLSALALVAACAVMPAASVMAAPEDIIDTSRTATLTIHKYDLTAATNDGVDVTQFTANGEKNTAAENALQRYVIEGVEFTYVKVGNIHTESSDGHVNLLYDIPSALENVLEMRDARGNHKYTADELNKALKDTLSHSTAGKNALEKYIASASGRMAMPLTGEDGMTRTTGLPLGLYLLVETKVPANVHTTVDPFFVSLPMTNDKGEYWFYDVDVYPKNQTDIPNLDKLVRQNDDAVLYQKPEYRDIATASEGDKVDYIFVSHLPKITSEATYLTQYTFVDKMDKGLTYNRDAVIYFYDNEVDARANNTAKAVKTWKHGATQFTEVYEGSNSEYNQMTVSPTKGGLKEIDPSLSQHWIVVSYSATVNSDASLILGDTGNTNDVKLTWKRTSMDFVDTLEDRARVYAFGIHLKKEFSDREKPGDASKVQFVLQNKTDGHYIKAKKGEAGRYYVADAGKGASEKEGTVFTPAVDGTLFINGLEADTYILTEIHTSDGYSLLKEPMTINIVCTEDEFTPSQTTLYDILDISNNPHKKMIEINGNRAHATVDGKVTNMSTESVKNTSSTNACVDMTVLNTPSFTLPNTGGYGTIVFTLSGCIAAFIGIGLVTKKPKKEA from the coding sequence ATGAATGCAATTTTGAAAAAGTTAAGTGCATTGGCTCTTGTAGCAGCCTGTGCAGTAATGCCTGCAGCCAGTGTTATGGCAGCACCGGAAGATATTATTGATACCAGCAGGACGGCAACGCTGACTATTCATAAATATGATTTGACGGCAGCAACGAATGATGGAGTCGATGTTACGCAGTTTACAGCGAATGGAGAAAAGAATACAGCGGCTGAAAATGCTCTGCAACGGTATGTAATTGAAGGAGTAGAATTTACCTACGTAAAAGTTGGGAACATTCATACGGAGAGCAGTGATGGTCATGTGAATCTTCTGTATGATATTCCTTCAGCATTGGAGAATGTGTTAGAGATGCGAGATGCCCGCGGAAATCATAAGTATACAGCCGATGAATTAAACAAGGCATTGAAGGATACACTGTCTCATTCGACGGCGGGGAAAAATGCATTGGAGAAGTATATAGCAAGCGCGTCCGGCAGAATGGCAATGCCTCTGACAGGTGAAGATGGAATGACAAGAACAACGGGCCTGCCCTTGGGACTTTATTTGCTAGTGGAAACGAAGGTACCGGCCAATGTGCATACTACGGTAGATCCGTTTTTTGTATCTCTGCCAATGACAAATGATAAGGGTGAATACTGGTTCTATGATGTAGATGTATACCCGAAAAATCAGACGGATATTCCGAATCTGGATAAACTGGTCAGACAAAATGATGATGCGGTTCTGTATCAAAAGCCGGAATATCGGGATATAGCGACAGCATCTGAAGGGGATAAAGTAGATTACATTTTTGTCAGCCATCTGCCGAAGATCACATCGGAAGCAACATATCTAACGCAGTATACTTTTGTGGATAAGATGGACAAGGGACTTACTTACAATAGAGATGCGGTCATCTATTTCTATGACAATGAAGTAGATGCAAGAGCGAACAATACTGCAAAGGCGGTCAAGACATGGAAACATGGTGCGACGCAGTTTACAGAGGTTTATGAAGGCAGTAATTCGGAATATAATCAGATGACGGTAAGCCCGACAAAAGGAGGGCTAAAAGAAATTGATCCCAGCCTTTCACAGCATTGGATTGTCGTGTCTTACAGTGCGACAGTCAATTCAGATGCGAGTCTGATTTTGGGCGATACCGGTAACACGAATGATGTAAAACTGACCTGGAAACGTACAAGCATGGATTTTGTGGATACTTTGGAAGACCGGGCCAGAGTATATGCATTTGGCATTCACTTGAAAAAGGAATTCAGTGATAGGGAGAAGCCGGGGGATGCATCGAAGGTGCAGTTTGTGTTACAGAATAAGACGGACGGGCACTATATTAAAGCGAAGAAAGGTGAAGCTGGCAGATACTATGTGGCAGACGCCGGGAAAGGGGCATCTGAAAAGGAGGGAACAGTGTTTACTCCTGCCGTGGACGGGACATTGTTTATTAATGGGCTGGAAGCGGATACCTACATTTTGACAGAAATACATACTTCAGACGGATATTCATTGCTGAAAGAACCTATGACAATCAATATTGTATGTACAGAAGATGAGTTCACACCTTCACAGACAACACTTTATGATATTCTGGATATCTCAAATAATCCACATAAGAAGATGATAGAAATAAATGGAAACCGGGCCCATGCAACAGTAGATGGAAAGGTGACGAATATGAGCACGGAATCTGTAAAGAATACCTCGTCGACCAATGCGTGTGTTGATATGACGGTCCTGAATACGCCTTCCTTTACATTACCTAATACCGGTGGATATGGGACTATTGTTTTCACTTTGTCAGGATGTATCGCAGCCTTTATCGGAATTGGTCTTGTGACAAAGAAGCCGAAGAAAGAAGCGTAA
- a CDS encoding PadR family transcriptional regulator, with protein MDAHIKKVYVPMTETGFYILLCLREESHGYGIVQKVDELTKGEIRISPGTMYGSLSKMEKDGLIQFVREEEKRKIYRITVLGNQVLDLEMKRIERLYHTMVEVR; from the coding sequence ATGGATGCGCATATAAAAAAAGTGTATGTACCGATGACAGAGACAGGATTTTACATTCTATTGTGCCTGCGGGAGGAGTCTCATGGTTATGGAATTGTACAAAAAGTAGATGAACTGACAAAAGGAGAGATTCGCATCAGCCCGGGCACGATGTACGGAAGCCTGTCTAAAATGGAAAAGGATGGCCTGATCCAGTTTGTAAGAGAAGAGGAGAAGAGGAAGATCTACCGTATAACGGTGCTGGGAAATCAGGTATTGGACTTGGAAATGAAGCGGATTGAGCGTTTGTATCATACTATGGTGGAGGTGCGGTGA
- a CDS encoding class C sortase yields the protein MRRGGIVRKLLIFLLFEIAIILLIYPYLSNYLFENRADSIVSTVNRITQEADDSERQSEMKAARNYNHMIAGGHIQLKDPFIEDQLHEEAGEYASLLSMTEDGVMGFLEIPSIAVSLPIYHGTSERVLENGAGHLQGTSLPIGGEGTHTVLTGHTGLSHAKLFSDLTELVKGDIFFLNVWGERLAYEVDQINVVLPGELSNLRVESGKDYCTLVTCTPYGVNTHRLLVRGSRTEAKEGVEKSEILQEKKRESRWLAEYKLALRLSGSCFVICLLVMKWVRYFRKGQR from the coding sequence ATGAGAAGAGGGGGTATTGTTAGAAAACTACTGATATTCCTGCTTTTTGAAATTGCAATTATTCTTTTAATTTATCCATATCTTTCTAACTATCTATTTGAAAATCGGGCGGATTCCATTGTAAGTACAGTAAATCGGATTACTCAGGAAGCAGACGACTCTGAAAGACAGTCTGAAATGAAAGCTGCCAGAAACTATAATCATATGATAGCCGGTGGGCATATACAGTTAAAGGATCCTTTTATAGAGGATCAGCTCCATGAGGAAGCCGGGGAATACGCATCTCTTCTTAGTATGACAGAGGACGGGGTTATGGGATTCCTTGAGATCCCGTCGATTGCTGTCTCCCTGCCTATCTATCATGGGACATCGGAGCGTGTGCTCGAAAACGGAGCAGGTCATTTGCAGGGAACGTCTCTTCCGATTGGCGGGGAGGGTACACATACTGTGTTGACAGGGCATACAGGTTTGAGTCATGCGAAGTTGTTTAGTGATTTGACAGAACTTGTGAAAGGGGATATTTTCTTTCTGAATGTATGGGGAGAAAGGTTGGCATATGAAGTTGATCAGATCAACGTAGTGTTGCCGGGTGAATTAAGCAATCTCAGAGTAGAGAGTGGAAAGGACTACTGTACCTTGGTTACCTGTACACCGTATGGCGTGAATACACACCGTTTGTTGGTTCGGGGAAGCAGGACGGAAGCTAAGGAAGGTGTAGAGAAATCCGAGATTTTGCAGGAGAAGAAAAGGGAATCGAGGTGGCTGGCCGAATATAAGCTGGCATTAAGACTAAGCGGAAGCTGTTTTGTGATTTGCCTGCTGGTCATGAAATGGGTTCGATATTTCAGAAAGGGTCAACGTTAA
- a CDS encoding 2'-5' RNA ligase family protein, with the protein MYLVTAYFDEKTNKRIQKYINLAASKSGNTFMLDANVPPHLTLSAFETRRVSEIIPALEKTAAHLDSGSLTWCSVGAFLPYVLHIAPVLNGYLQNLSTKIYETLVTLDDVKISPLYRPTQWFPHTTLGKKLTKEEMLAAFSTLQEHFAAFDGQITHIGLSKPNPHVDLVRLKLPYI; encoded by the coding sequence ATGTACTTAGTCACTGCATATTTTGATGAAAAAACAAATAAACGCATTCAAAAATATATCAATCTCGCCGCTTCTAAAAGCGGAAATACCTTTATGCTTGATGCAAACGTCCCGCCGCATCTGACTCTTTCCGCCTTTGAGACCCGCCGGGTTTCTGAGATTATACCGGCACTGGAAAAAACTGCCGCTCATCTTGACTCTGGTTCCCTTACCTGGTGTTCTGTTGGCGCATTTCTTCCCTATGTCCTTCACATCGCACCTGTTTTGAATGGATATCTCCAGAATCTTTCCACAAAAATCTATGAGACGCTGGTCACTTTGGACGATGTAAAAATTAGCCCTCTTTATCGCCCGACGCAGTGGTTTCCCCATACGACGCTCGGGAAAAAACTAACAAAAGAGGAGATGCTTGCCGCTTTTAGTACCTTACAGGAACATTTTGCTGCTTTTGACGGACAGATAACTCATATCGGACTTTCCAAGCCAAATCCCCATGTTGACTTAGTCCGGTTGAAGCTGCCATATATTTAA
- a CDS encoding ferritin-like domain-containing protein yields MEEKRNSLVMNCNFMEIKPIMMDLPYPPTQVRERNQAYANLLSVDYCGSVSEMTAITQYINNENRLAGEKCQIARILLGIAMAEMMHLQKLGELINLLGGTIDFTAKYQNGMQKMWTPGYLNIPQQPGKMLFADIEAEKAAISQYRMHMKMINDCDVNAVLARIIKDEEYHIMLLQTLMKEC; encoded by the coding sequence ATGGAAGAAAAAAGGAATTCACTGGTTATGAATTGTAATTTTATGGAGATAAAGCCGATTATGATGGATTTGCCTTATCCTCCGACCCAGGTAAGAGAAAGGAACCAGGCGTATGCCAATTTGCTTAGTGTCGATTATTGTGGCTCGGTATCGGAGATGACTGCGATCACGCAGTACATTAATAACGAGAATCGTCTGGCTGGTGAAAAATGCCAGATTGCGAGGATTCTTTTGGGAATCGCGATGGCGGAGATGATGCATTTACAGAAGTTGGGAGAGCTGATTAATCTGTTGGGAGGAACTATTGATTTTACGGCAAAGTACCAGAACGGAATGCAAAAAATGTGGACGCCAGGATATCTGAATATACCGCAGCAACCAGGGAAGATGTTGTTTGCGGATATAGAAGCGGAAAAAGCGGCGATCAGCCAATACCGAATGCACATGAAAATGATAAATGACTGTGATGTCAACGCTGTACTGGCGAGAATCATTAAGGACGAAGAGTACCACATTATGCTGCTGCAGACGCTAATGAAGGAATGTTGA
- a CDS encoding YitT family protein: MIQFSLCSICIICREVNTMNIKNRFLSYFTIIIGGGLTAAAFGLFILPQNFVAGGVTGLSVILSPIFRLPVSWIVLAINLLLFILGWLFAGKEFIFKTLIMTFLFPILLDIFNTLSWFDELTADPLMSSLIAGCMLGLGSGLILRANGSSGGFDTLGVVLNKKFQIPISAVMYVCDFTIILCQAITKPLLSTMYGIVVILCCSIVTNKIITHGESKVQLLVFSKNREAIREKLLYTFDTGVTLLDAETGFQKKEAKIILTILPYNKVNSIKKMIYDVDPYAFTVINQVNYVGGRGYSIRR; encoded by the coding sequence ATGATACAGTTTTCTCTCTGTTCAATTTGTATAATTTGCAGAGAGGTGAACACGATGAATATAAAAAATAGATTTCTTTCCTATTTTACTATTATAATAGGCGGAGGCCTTACAGCCGCTGCTTTTGGACTCTTTATCCTTCCGCAGAACTTTGTTGCGGGCGGCGTTACCGGTCTTTCCGTAATACTGTCCCCTATTTTTAGACTGCCGGTTTCCTGGATTGTCCTCGCAATAAACCTCCTGCTCTTTATCCTTGGCTGGCTATTTGCAGGAAAAGAGTTTATCTTCAAAACATTAATCATGACATTCCTTTTTCCAATTCTATTGGACATTTTCAACACGCTCTCCTGGTTTGACGAATTAACCGCAGACCCTCTGATGAGCAGCTTGATTGCCGGTTGTATGCTCGGCTTGGGCTCCGGCCTGATTCTCCGCGCCAATGGTTCCAGTGGTGGTTTTGATACTCTGGGCGTTGTGCTCAACAAGAAATTCCAGATTCCGATCTCCGCGGTAATGTATGTCTGCGATTTTACGATTATCCTGTGCCAGGCGATCACAAAGCCTCTGCTTTCTACTATGTATGGTATTGTTGTCATTCTTTGTTGCAGCATCGTAACAAATAAGATTATTACTCATGGTGAGTCAAAGGTACAGCTTTTGGTATTCTCAAAAAATCGGGAAGCGATTCGGGAAAAGCTGCTTTACACTTTTGATACAGGTGTTACATTACTTGATGCTGAAACCGGCTTCCAAAAGAAAGAAGCTAAAATTATTCTGACGATTCTTCCTTATAATAAAGTTAATTCTATAAAGAAAATGATCTACGATGTGGATCCTTATGCATTTACGGTAATCAACCAAGTAAATTATGTAGGAGGACGTGGGTATAGTATTCGGCGCTAA
- a CDS encoding Crp/Fnr family transcriptional regulator — protein sequence MTKIPEKFFDLFCSIGIQKSYCKDEIIYFQNDSADFLYLVLSGRVRVYTLASSGKETTLEIIEKGRIFGESSFLSEHIRPTTVAAVNQVLLVSCSIQDLIPVLSNSTELMTLIFQHLSETCNHLSRQIHRLTNYDRYQKISSFLLEETLIPNQDKGIEQNMLPYTHEEIAETLGMNRVTVSKVLSHFAKQNLIQSKYGKIVILDRESLKKIEQQSIECSI from the coding sequence ATGACCAAAATACCCGAAAAATTCTTTGATTTATTTTGCAGCATAGGGATACAAAAATCATATTGCAAGGATGAGATCATCTATTTTCAGAATGACTCTGCCGATTTTCTTTATCTGGTTCTATCCGGAAGAGTTCGCGTCTACACTCTCGCTTCCTCTGGGAAGGAAACAACACTTGAAATTATTGAAAAGGGACGCATTTTTGGTGAGTCGTCTTTTTTGAGCGAACATATTCGACCAACTACCGTAGCTGCCGTCAATCAGGTCCTCCTTGTCTCTTGCTCTATTCAGGATTTAATCCCTGTACTCAGCAACTCTACGGAACTGATGACTCTTATCTTTCAACATCTGAGCGAAACCTGTAACCACTTGTCCCGCCAGATTCACAGACTGACGAACTATGATCGTTATCAGAAAATTTCCAGTTTCCTGCTGGAAGAGACTTTGATTCCCAATCAAGATAAGGGCATTGAACAGAATATGCTTCCCTATACACATGAAGAAATTGCCGAAACTCTAGGAATGAACCGAGTGACTGTCTCCAAAGTTCTATCACATTTTGCCAAACAGAACCTCATTCAAAGCAAATATGGAAAAATCGTAATTCTTGACCGGGAGAGTTTAAAAAAAATCGAACAACAATCCATAGAATGTAGCATATGA
- a CDS encoding prealbumin-like fold domain-containing protein, with product MKRRVKQFAYLVLVFVALESVLLSGGANRVFAVEQNISSHMAQDGTERNVYEDRTRIAEKNEGMEQGENKVEEGDKEEECENSEKQMETEESYKIVEILGIDKENLMEFEAGTVTIEEALAMLPASTEVKLNNGKIVRVDIKWNYEYYNVRTERYHLEPVSEQYSLGLPVEELPYVDILLDGIRPLVAYDPNTNSTVKLDKSLGCTKDVLTYLESHQSTYLGTPYSHLGTGLTVNNCMVPGAKGSMNCTGFVAHVLKACGADLNKIPKRLPGHYLNASNWNDYAHSQSIKSYRFNTISEALKSGRLEKGDVIYFEPKDWSEGGDCHIGFFWGDNSSQNRFWHSDHKGNRISEIVAKTANSYVYLFKTNHEPQKGYLKLHKDSALGDITSGNSCYSLAGAVYTIYNKNQEGILSGKVGEVKTDQNGNTEAIELPLGTYYIKETEVPQGYQADDKIYTVKITAGATKATPVMVQVKDVPEYASGGINITKIVEGECTSTCPSLEGTEFTIRYFDGYYTKETLPDSATRTWVVGIRKDASGYYKAELNDAHLMKEVSDELYYVNQTPVLPYGTIAIQETKPAAGYTLKGYLTDAKGNRIASDSEVYVSQVRKEAGWLRLNGGNVYTASDKPMEGSVRIRKYDVNGTSPLKGVTFEITNSKGKVVAEAATNQEGEAVFEHLYPDVYTITETKTVDGHMLLKDAITVEIPMQMTEKEVTEHKIDKDQCIYDQAGDIYYVYDLTYEISNDVSLEMPMTGGGYTVWTWVPMAAGMCLLCLASALVFRKKRL from the coding sequence ATGAAACGCAGGGTAAAGCAATTTGCATATCTGGTGTTGGTGTTTGTTGCGTTAGAGTCGGTTTTACTTTCTGGAGGAGCGAATCGTGTGTTTGCGGTGGAACAAAATATCAGCAGCCATATGGCTCAGGATGGTACAGAAAGAAACGTCTACGAGGATAGGACAAGAATAGCGGAAAAGAACGAAGGCATGGAGCAAGGTGAGAATAAAGTCGAAGAAGGGGATAAGGAGGAAGAATGCGAGAATTCGGAGAAACAGATGGAAACAGAAGAATCATATAAAATAGTAGAGATTCTGGGTATTGATAAGGAAAATCTGATGGAATTTGAGGCGGGCACAGTAACGATAGAAGAGGCACTGGCCATGCTGCCTGCTTCAACTGAGGTAAAACTGAATAATGGAAAAATTGTTCGGGTTGATATTAAGTGGAACTACGAATACTATAATGTACGAACAGAGCGTTATCACCTTGAACCTGTTTCAGAGCAATATTCGTTAGGTTTGCCTGTTGAGGAACTACCTTATGTGGATATTCTATTGGATGGAATCCGTCCTCTGGTGGCGTATGACCCTAATACGAACAGTACAGTGAAGTTGGATAAATCTTTGGGGTGTACGAAAGATGTGCTGACGTATCTGGAATCACATCAATCTACTTATTTGGGAACTCCATATTCTCATTTGGGCACAGGGCTTACGGTAAATAATTGTATGGTGCCGGGAGCAAAAGGAAGCATGAACTGCACAGGATTTGTCGCACATGTCTTAAAAGCCTGCGGAGCAGATCTAAATAAAATTCCTAAAAGACTTCCTGGACATTATCTGAATGCAAGTAATTGGAATGACTATGCACATAGTCAGAGTATAAAATCCTATCGTTTCAATACGATTTCAGAGGCGCTTAAAAGTGGTAGGTTGGAAAAGGGAGATGTGATCTACTTTGAACCAAAGGACTGGAGCGAAGGAGGTGATTGCCATATAGGTTTCTTTTGGGGAGACAATTCCTCTCAGAATCGGTTTTGGCACTCCGATCACAAAGGAAATCGGATTTCAGAGATTGTAGCCAAAACGGCTAATTCCTATGTCTATTTATTTAAAACAAATCATGAGCCGCAGAAAGGCTATTTGAAGCTGCATAAAGACTCTGCTCTTGGTGATATTACATCGGGCAATTCATGCTATTCCTTGGCGGGAGCCGTATATACGATTTATAATAAGAATCAGGAAGGCATACTTAGCGGTAAGGTCGGCGAAGTTAAAACAGATCAAAATGGCAATACGGAAGCAATCGAATTGCCGCTTGGTACTTATTATATAAAAGAAACAGAAGTGCCACAGGGGTATCAGGCTGATGATAAGATCTATACTGTGAAAATCACGGCCGGAGCAACGAAAGCGACACCGGTCATGGTTCAGGTAAAAGATGTTCCTGAGTATGCCTCAGGCGGTATTAATATAACAAAAATCGTAGAGGGGGAGTGTACATCTACCTGCCCGTCTTTGGAGGGAACCGAGTTTACAATCCGGTATTTTGATGGTTATTATACAAAAGAAACGCTTCCGGATTCCGCAACGCGTACCTGGGTGGTTGGTATTCGAAAAGATGCTTCGGGGTATTACAAAGCAGAGTTAAATGATGCTCATCTTATGAAAGAAGTAAGTGATGAACTGTACTATGTCAATCAGACTCCTGTTCTCCCATATGGAACGATTGCCATCCAGGAGACAAAACCTGCAGCGGGCTACACTCTGAAAGGATATCTGACGGATGCCAAGGGGAATAGAATCGCTTCGGATAGTGAGGTTTATGTTTCACAGGTCAGGAAGGAGGCTGGCTGGCTCCGGCTTAATGGTGGCAATGTGTATACTGCCAGTGATAAACCAATGGAAGGCAGTGTCCGGATTCGGAAGTACGATGTAAATGGCACTTCGCCACTAAAAGGGGTAACTTTTGAAATCACGAACAGTAAAGGGAAAGTTGTGGCAGAAGCGGCGACTAATCAGGAGGGTGAGGCAGTATTTGAACATTTGTATCCTGATGTTTATACGATTACGGAAACAAAGACTGTAGATGGACATATGCTTCTAAAAGATGCAATCACAGTGGAAATTCCTATGCAGATGACGGAAAAGGAGGTTACAGAGCATAAGATTGATAAAGACCAGTGCATATACGATCAGGCGGGTGATATTTATTATGTCTATGATTTGACCTATGAGATTTCGAATGATGTATCACTGGAGATGCCAATGACAGGTGGAGGTTATACAGTGTGGACCTGGGTGCCGATGGCAGCAGGTATGTGTTTATTATGTCTGGCAAGTGCCCTGGTATTTAGAAAAAAACGGTTGTGA
- a CDS encoding DUF2812 domain-containing protein: MKDTKTEFRFFTVPEWKKEEEYLRQRHKSGWKFVRVTFPGMYHFEKCEPEDVIYQLDYNQEGLAHKEEYVQMFRDCGWEYLQDFVGYSYFKKSALEMNGEEEIFCDDASRLDMMKRVIKGRMLPLLIMFFLVILPNIYIQSRIDSPINHVLTCVFIGLLVAYLTLFGWIGYHYWKYRNSLLH; encoded by the coding sequence ATGAAAGATACAAAAACAGAATTTAGATTTTTTACGGTTCCCGAATGGAAGAAGGAGGAGGAGTATCTGCGCCAGCGGCATAAGAGCGGATGGAAATTTGTCAGAGTCACTTTCCCAGGAATGTATCATTTTGAAAAATGTGAACCAGAAGATGTGATTTATCAATTGGACTATAATCAGGAAGGACTGGCGCATAAGGAAGAATATGTCCAGATGTTCCGGGATTGTGGCTGGGAATATTTGCAGGATTTTGTAGGTTACAGTTATTTCAAAAAATCTGCCTTGGAGATGAATGGGGAAGAAGAAATTTTTTGTGATGATGCTTCCAGGCTCGATATGATGAAAAGAGTGATTAAAGGACGTATGCTTCCTTTACTTATCATGTTTTTCCTGGTCATTCTTCCAAATATATATATCCAGAGTCGAATTGATAGCCCGATCAATCATGTTTTGACATGTGTATTTATTGGGTTGCTTGTAGCATATCTTACATTATTCGGATGGATTGGATACCATTACTGGAAATATCGGAACTCTTTGCTTCATTAG